Proteins encoded together in one Ciona intestinalis chromosome 1, KH, whole genome shotgun sequence window:
- the LOC100186095 gene encoding uncharacterized protein LOC100186095 isoform X2, protein MTTMFQSVFLVTILAFVGVCRSQDSDCVTDGKPISAGPSAIEGDCENYYVCSNGYRTEVACPEGLAFDPVLGICNYPRSVKGCQNVDGIDATDYYCYDKEGNFVVKKPFPKPGTCDTFYECLNAQLTERKCPGGLVFKPDSMLCDNPSDPPDCIPSLTTVFPDINVNPSATILPQSTTEPATPIPTVLPSTTVALLPTTGITSPVTEDNSGLNTSHSASTTDHGSTIKTSPTTITTHPPTETTFPPTTVPITHDPPFDTTTSPPKTTHLVSTTTPQKPAPTFVGFVVDDTGSMYNEIVAVKEWISNCVDGSYASCANAPTGGWVLTTFNDPADLGELVGPTTDVSIIISAIGDLHAHGGGDCPEYSMTGIQNAAKVIPKENGGCKIFFFTDATAKDGSLLDSTLQLYKDTNCVFIPMLTGCCHECEDPCISQDPEYCTNFVTDNRGTTLSRKKRSYGARSTSTSERLYYDLAGTTGGAIYLTDKPSTPDEMLEFLEDEVTLGFCPSEELAGPPPFGYTTEHDCNITGSCWDRSVGKCYCPGAPKPCPKEPLYPECKDETEHSYMPDVTDCTKYYQCSSGNIWRRECAPGTVFDPDVGVCNHDYLTAPPCGTLGLE, encoded by the exons ATGACCACCATGTTTCAAAGCGTGTTCCTTGTAACGATTTTAGCTTTTGTTGGAGTTTGTCGAAGCCAAG ACTCCGATTGTGTGACAGACGGCAAACCTATTTCTGCTGGACCAAGTGCAATCGAGGGTGATTGTGAAAACTACTACGTTTGTTCAAACG GATACCGCACAGAAGTGGCTTGCCCTGAAGGACTTGCATTTGATCCAGTTTTGGGAATATGCAATTACCCCAGATCCGTAAAGGGATGCCAAAACGTAGACGGAATAG ATGCTACGGATTACTATTGCTACGACAAGGAAGGAAATTTTGTTGTAAAGAAGCCATTTCCTAAACCTGGGACATGCGATACTTTCTACGAGTGTTTAAACG CACAACTAACGGAGAGAAAATGTCCGGGTGGTCTTGTGTTTAAGCCAGACAGTATGTTGTGCGATAATCCATCTGATCCACCGGATTGCATCCCaagtttaacaacagttttcCCTGATATAAACGTTAACC CTTCAGCAACAATTTTGCCACAAAGTACAACTGAACCTGCCACTCCAATACCAACTGTTCTACCAAGTACAACTGTCGCCTTATTGCCAACAACAGGAATAACCTCACCAGTAACGGAAGATAACTCTGGGTTAAATACATCTCATTCAGCATCCACCACTGATCATGGATCTACTATAAAAACCTCGCCAACAACTATTACAACACATC CACCCACTGAGACAACATTTCCACCAACAACAGTTCCAATAACACATGACC CACCGTTTGACACAACAACATCACCACCAAAAACAACCCATCTCGTTAGTACGACAACACCACAAAAACCAG CTCCAACGTTTGTCGGGTTCGTAGTCGACGACACGGGATCCATGTACAATGAGATTGTGGCGGTAAAAGAATGGATTTCTAACTGTGTGGATGGTAGTTATGCATCTTGCGCGAATGCACCAACCGGAGGATGGGTCCTGACAACATTTAACGATCCTGCTG ACCTCGGAGAACTGGTTGGTCCAACGACAGACGTTAGTATTATTATATCAGCCATCGGTGATCTACATGCTCATGGTGGGGGAGATTGTCCTGAATACAGCATGACAGGAATACAG AATGCAGCTAAGGTTATACCAAAAGAAAACGGTGGAtgcaaaattttcttttttactgaCGCTACGGCAAAAGACGGCTCACTACTAGACAGTACACTTCAGCTGTACAAAGATACCA ACTGTGTTTTTATACCGATGTTAACCGGTTGCTGTCACGAATGCGAAGATCCTTGCATTTCTCAAGACCCGGAATATTGCACAAACTTCGTCACTGACAATCGTGGAACAACACTGTCGCGCAAGAAACGAAGCTACG GCGCAAGATCAACAAGCACTAGTGAAAGATTGTATTATGACCTGGCTGGTACCACGGGCGGGGCAATTTATTTGACTGACAAACCCAGCACCCCGGACGAGATGCTTGAATTTTTGGAAGATGAAGTTACTCTTG GTTTCTGCCCGAGCGAAGAGCTTGCCGGCCCACCACCCTTTGGTTACACCACGGAGCATGAC TGCAATATCACCGGTTCATGTTGGGACCGCAGTGTTGGTAAATGTTACTGTCCAGGTGCACCAAAACCATGCCCGAAAGAACCCTTGTACCCAGAATGTAAAGACGAAACAGAGCACAGTTATATGCCGGATGTCACAGATTGCACAAAATATTACCAATGTTCCTCTGGTAACATTTGGCGCAGAGAATGCGCTCCTG gtacTGTATTTGACCCTGACGTCGGAGTGTGCAACCACGATTACTTAACAGCTCCACCATGCGGAACCTTGGGTCTTgagtaa
- the LOC100182942 gene encoding b(0,+)-type amino acid transporter 1 → MTDERTPLLLSRQESYSSLTAAPVASENTVRVKETFTTRRNINLFSGVFVAAGIVIGSGIFVTPNGVLVAANKSVGVTLIIWVVGGLIAMLSTLCYCELATSIPESGSDYTYLTYAYHPALAFLIPWMYTCVPSADAALVLTFARYATEPFFVGSNSKPPEESVKLVATCLVLLFTAINVFNVKLAIRVQVVLAWSKLAAIAVVVISGLIFCAKDASIARENFLGAFDKKALEGITILTLSRSFYQVMFAYDGWNTLCNVTEEIENPEKTIPKASVLSICVITLAYLIINCAYFLVLSVDEMASSKVVALPFALKAMGGASWIVYLTVCLCTAGSYNGGILTSGRLSYVAARRGHLPQVFGMLHINNYTPGPALVLNTIGCIVLIALGEFNVLIDVFGFITWTFIGLSSLAVIILRKRRPEFDRPFKVPTIIPAFMTLISLLFVILPLISELHFLYIYAIAFFALGLFFYFIFVHKRYRSSCCGQVTVFLQKLFQVAPSDWKKAE, encoded by the exons ATGACAGATGAGCGCACGCCTTTGCTTCTGTCTCGACAGGAAAGTTACTCAAGTTTAACAGCAGCGCCTGTGGCATCGGAAAATACAGTACGAGTAAAGGAGACTTTTACGACTCGACGGAACATCAACTTGTTTAGTGGTGTGTTTGTAGCGGCTGGCATTGTTATTGGATCTGGTATATTTGTTACTCCAAATGGCGTCTTGG TTGCTGCCAACAAAAGTGTGGGCGtcacgttgattatttgggTAGTTGGTGGACTGATTGCTATGCTTTCAACACTGTGCTACTGTGAACTTGCAACTTCGATACCAGAGTCGGGCAGCGATTACACTTACCTGACATACGCGTATCATCCAGCATTGGCATTTCTTATACCGTGGATGTACACGTGTGTACCAAGTGCAGATGCAGCACTTGTTCTTACTTTTGCTCGCTACGCTACAGAGCCTTTCTTTGTTGGTTCAAACTCAAAGCCACCAGAAGAAAGCGTAAAACTTGTCGCAACCTGCTTGGTGTTGTTGTTTACTGCAATCAATGTGTTTAACGTCAAGTTGGCAATCCGGGTCCAG GTTGTGCTTGCATGGTCAAAGTTAGCTGCCattgctgttgttgttattaGTGGCCTGATCTTCTGCGCCAAGGACGCTTCGATTGCAAGAGAAAATTTCTTGGGAGCATTTGATAAAAAGGCATTGGAAGGTATTACGATTCTTACATTATCAAGGTCGTTTTATCag GTCATGTTCGCATATGATGGTTGGAACACTCTTTGTAATGTAACGGAAGAGATAGAAAACCCGGAAAAAACGATCCCCAAAGCCTCTGTCCTCAGTATATGTGTCATCACTTTGGCTTACCTAATTATCAACTGCGCATACTTCCTAG TTTTATCAGTTGATGAAATGGCATCTTCTAAAGTCGTTGCATTACCATTCGCATTGAAAGCGATGGGAGGAGCATCGTGGATAGTTTACCTCACAGTTTGTCTGTGCACTGCCGGATCTTACAATGGTGGAATTCTAACTTCTGGTAGATTGTCTTACGTGGCAGCAAGACGTGGCCACTTGCCGCAg GTATTTGGCATGTTGCATATTAACAACTACACTCCGGGTCCTGCCCTGGTTCTAAATACGATCGGTTGTATTGTCCTCATAGCCCTTGGAGAGTTTAACGTTTTGATCGATGTGTTTGGATTTATCACTTGGACGTTCATTGGATTGAGCTCTCTTGCAGTAATAATCTTACGAAAGCGTAGACCTGAATTCGATCGTCCTTTTAAG GTTCCGACGATCATTCCAGCTTTCATGACAttaatttctttgttgtttgttattCTACCTCTGATAAGCGAACTTCactttctttatatttatgcAATAGCTTTCTTTGCTCTTGGActcttcttttattttatttttgtccaCAAAAGATACAGAAGTTCATGTTGCGGGCAAGTGACCGTATTTTTGCAGAAACTCTTCCAAGTTGCACCTTCAGATTGGAAAAAAGCAGAATAA
- the LOC100186095 gene encoding uncharacterized protein LOC100186095 isoform X1 translates to MTTMFQSVFLVTILAFVGVCRSQDSDCVTDGKPISAGPSAIEGDCENYYVCSNGYRTEVACPEGLAFDPVLGICNYPRSVKGCQNVDGIDATDYYCYDKEGNFVVKKPFPKPGTCDTFYECLNAQLTERKCPGGLVFKPDSMLCDNPSDPPDCIPSLTTVFPDINVNPSATILPQSTTEPATPIPTVLPSTTVALLPTTGITSPVTEDNSGLNTSHSASTTDHGSTIKTSPTTITTHPPTETTFPPTTVPITHDPPFETTFPPTTIPITHDPPFDTTTSPPKTTHLVSTTTPQKPAPTFVGFVVDDTGSMYNEIVAVKEWISNCVDGSYASCANAPTGGWVLTTFNDPADLGELVGPTTDVSIIISAIGDLHAHGGGDCPEYSMTGIQNAAKVIPKENGGCKIFFFTDATAKDGSLLDSTLQLYKDTNCVFIPMLTGCCHECEDPCISQDPEYCTNFVTDNRGTTLSRKKRSYGARSTSTSERLYYDLAGTTGGAIYLTDKPSTPDEMLEFLEDEVTLGFCPSEELAGPPPFGYTTEHDCNITGSCWDRSVGKCYCPGAPKPCPKEPLYPECKDETEHSYMPDVTDCTKYYQCSSGNIWRRECAPGTVFDPDVGVCNHDYLTAPPCGTLGLE, encoded by the exons ATGACCACCATGTTTCAAAGCGTGTTCCTTGTAACGATTTTAGCTTTTGTTGGAGTTTGTCGAAGCCAAG ACTCCGATTGTGTGACAGACGGCAAACCTATTTCTGCTGGACCAAGTGCAATCGAGGGTGATTGTGAAAACTACTACGTTTGTTCAAACG GATACCGCACAGAAGTGGCTTGCCCTGAAGGACTTGCATTTGATCCAGTTTTGGGAATATGCAATTACCCCAGATCCGTAAAGGGATGCCAAAACGTAGACGGAATAG ATGCTACGGATTACTATTGCTACGACAAGGAAGGAAATTTTGTTGTAAAGAAGCCATTTCCTAAACCTGGGACATGCGATACTTTCTACGAGTGTTTAAACG CACAACTAACGGAGAGAAAATGTCCGGGTGGTCTTGTGTTTAAGCCAGACAGTATGTTGTGCGATAATCCATCTGATCCACCGGATTGCATCCCaagtttaacaacagttttcCCTGATATAAACGTTAACC CTTCAGCAACAATTTTGCCACAAAGTACAACTGAACCTGCCACTCCAATACCAACTGTTCTACCAAGTACAACTGTCGCCTTATTGCCAACAACAGGAATAACCTCACCAGTAACGGAAGATAACTCTGGGTTAAATACATCTCATTCAGCATCCACCACTGATCATGGATCTACTATAAAAACCTCGCCAACAACTATTACAACACATC CACCCACTGAGACAACATTTCCACCAACAACAGTTCCAATAACACATGACC CACCGTTTGAGACAACATTTCCACCAACAACAATTCCAATAACACATGACC CACCGTTTGACACAACAACATCACCACCAAAAACAACCCATCTCGTTAGTACGACAACACCACAAAAACCAG CTCCAACGTTTGTCGGGTTCGTAGTCGACGACACGGGATCCATGTACAATGAGATTGTGGCGGTAAAAGAATGGATTTCTAACTGTGTGGATGGTAGTTATGCATCTTGCGCGAATGCACCAACCGGAGGATGGGTCCTGACAACATTTAACGATCCTGCTG ACCTCGGAGAACTGGTTGGTCCAACGACAGACGTTAGTATTATTATATCAGCCATCGGTGATCTACATGCTCATGGTGGGGGAGATTGTCCTGAATACAGCATGACAGGAATACAG AATGCAGCTAAGGTTATACCAAAAGAAAACGGTGGAtgcaaaattttcttttttactgaCGCTACGGCAAAAGACGGCTCACTACTAGACAGTACACTTCAGCTGTACAAAGATACCA ACTGTGTTTTTATACCGATGTTAACCGGTTGCTGTCACGAATGCGAAGATCCTTGCATTTCTCAAGACCCGGAATATTGCACAAACTTCGTCACTGACAATCGTGGAACAACACTGTCGCGCAAGAAACGAAGCTACG GCGCAAGATCAACAAGCACTAGTGAAAGATTGTATTATGACCTGGCTGGTACCACGGGCGGGGCAATTTATTTGACTGACAAACCCAGCACCCCGGACGAGATGCTTGAATTTTTGGAAGATGAAGTTACTCTTG GTTTCTGCCCGAGCGAAGAGCTTGCCGGCCCACCACCCTTTGGTTACACCACGGAGCATGAC TGCAATATCACCGGTTCATGTTGGGACCGCAGTGTTGGTAAATGTTACTGTCCAGGTGCACCAAAACCATGCCCGAAAGAACCCTTGTACCCAGAATGTAAAGACGAAACAGAGCACAGTTATATGCCGGATGTCACAGATTGCACAAAATATTACCAATGTTCCTCTGGTAACATTTGGCGCAGAGAATGCGCTCCTG gtacTGTATTTGACCCTGACGTCGGAGTGTGCAACCACGATTACTTAACAGCTCCACCATGCGGAACCTTGGGTCTTgagtaa